Proteins found in one Herbiconiux sp. A18JL235 genomic segment:
- the thrB gene encoding homoserine kinase: MTDAPSTEGTAEAVVPVGRTVTVRVPATTANLGPGFDTLGLALALYDELTVTVREQPGAFVDVNGVGAGEVPTDESNLVVRSIAHTFAAYGQPLPGLHLTARNVIPHGRGLGSSGAAIVSGIMAAKGLLSGIVEIDPLGLLARATELEGHPDNVAPGLFGGLTIAWVTPEGPQFKKLNVHRGVSPLVLVPQETMSTALARSLQPESVPHADAIFNVSRSTLLIAALIQSPELLLAATEDKLHQSYRASAMPETDRLIQELRAEGFPAVVSGAGPSILVLCSDPGQRLEAVELVARRSATPWQSLVLAVDFKGATVVLHPDEGK; encoded by the coding sequence GTGACCGACGCCCCCTCGACGGAGGGTACCGCGGAGGCCGTCGTGCCGGTGGGGCGCACGGTCACCGTGCGGGTTCCGGCCACCACGGCGAACCTCGGGCCCGGCTTCGACACCCTCGGGCTCGCCCTGGCGCTCTACGACGAGCTCACCGTCACGGTGCGCGAGCAGCCGGGTGCCTTCGTCGACGTGAACGGCGTCGGTGCGGGCGAGGTGCCCACCGACGAGAGCAACCTCGTGGTGCGCTCGATCGCGCACACTTTCGCCGCCTACGGGCAGCCGCTGCCCGGGCTCCACCTCACGGCGCGCAACGTCATCCCGCACGGCAGGGGCCTCGGCTCCTCGGGCGCGGCGATCGTCTCGGGCATCATGGCCGCCAAGGGCCTGCTCTCCGGCATCGTCGAGATCGACCCGCTCGGCCTCCTGGCCCGCGCGACCGAGCTCGAGGGCCACCCCGACAACGTCGCACCCGGCCTCTTCGGCGGGCTCACCATCGCCTGGGTCACCCCGGAAGGCCCCCAGTTCAAGAAGCTCAACGTGCACCGCGGCGTCTCGCCGCTCGTGCTCGTGCCGCAGGAGACGATGTCGACCGCGCTGGCGCGCAGCCTCCAGCCGGAGTCGGTGCCGCACGCCGACGCCATCTTCAACGTGTCGCGCTCGACGCTCCTGATCGCCGCGCTCATCCAGAGCCCCGAGCTGCTGCTCGCGGCGACGGAGGACAAGCTGCACCAGAGCTACCGGGCGAGCGCCATGCCCGAGACCGACCGGCTCATCCAGGAGCTCCGCGCCGAGGGCTTCCCTGCGGTCGTCTCGGGGGCCGGCCCCAGCATCCTGGTGCTCTGCAGCGACCCCGGGCAGCGGCTCGAAGCCGTCGAGCTCGTCGCCCGGCGCTCCGCGACACCCTGGCAGTCGCTCGTTCTGGCCGTCGACTTCAAAGGTGCTACAGTTGTGCTGCACCCGGACGAAGGCAAGTAA
- the rho gene encoding transcription termination factor Rho: MTDVNSSAELSTLKVSQLQAIASQLGMAGASKLRKGDLIEAIRKVQEGQELPAGLPVTLEPVAAEPEAAAPASADEAPAAPADEAPAAPADEAPASAPLTFDFDTPAADQAAPVDGPIVPDELLRAAPATQSAPREQIVIELPEGPVAPKRRGSRRVTSVDGGYAIERTASGRSGEEAPAAERGGSRRGAERVPAGGHLNRDDATVAGLVPAEQGEQNDAKQNDTRQNDAEQPAAVEGSEQGVQPEQNERPEGGRGRNRRGRNRNNNGGANQNADAQGQNGGGQNGGGQNGAAQGGNGQNSGGQNSSGQNGAAQGGSGQGGNAQNESKQQGEQSGQRGNDRNGPAEEERSERGARNRYRDRKRRGQSGGDDVEPEISEDDVLLPVAGILDILDNYAFVRTSGYLPGNSDVYVSLGQVKKYNLRKGDAVVGSIRQPREGDAGGRQKYNAIVRIESINGLPVDEAQNRVEFGKLTPLYPQERLRLETEPAKLTQRIIDLVAPIGKGQRGLIVAPPKAGKTIVLQQIANAISTNNPEVHLMVVLVDERPEEVTDMQRTVKGEVIASTFDRPAEDHTTVAELAIERAKRLVELGHDVVVLLDSITRLGRAYNLASPASGRILSGGVDASALYPPKRFFGAARNIENGGSLTILATALVETGSKMDEVIFEEFKGTGNSELRLSRQLADKRIFPAVDVNASSTRREELLMGADETKITWKLRRALAGVDQQQALEIVLSRLKETSSNVEFLMQVQKSMPTPAGGNGNGHHKGE, from the coding sequence GTGACAGACGTCAACTCAAGCGCCGAGCTCTCGACACTGAAGGTCTCCCAGCTGCAGGCGATCGCCTCCCAGCTCGGCATGGCCGGCGCTTCCAAGCTCCGCAAGGGCGACCTCATCGAGGCCATCCGTAAGGTTCAGGAGGGCCAGGAGCTCCCCGCCGGCCTCCCGGTGACGCTCGAGCCCGTCGCTGCGGAGCCCGAGGCAGCGGCTCCCGCCTCGGCCGATGAGGCACCGGCGGCCCCCGCCGATGAGGCACCGGCGGCCCCCGCCGACGAGGCGCCGGCTTCCGCGCCACTCACCTTCGACTTCGACACCCCCGCCGCCGATCAGGCAGCGCCGGTCGACGGCCCGATCGTTCCCGACGAGCTGCTGCGTGCGGCCCCGGCGACGCAGAGCGCCCCGCGCGAGCAGATCGTCATCGAACTGCCCGAGGGCCCGGTCGCCCCCAAGCGTCGCGGTTCGCGCCGCGTCACGTCGGTCGACGGCGGCTACGCCATCGAGCGCACCGCCTCCGGCCGCAGTGGCGAGGAGGCTCCCGCAGCCGAGCGCGGCGGCTCGCGTCGCGGCGCGGAGCGTGTGCCGGCCGGTGGCCACCTGAACCGTGACGACGCCACCGTCGCCGGCCTCGTGCCGGCCGAGCAGGGCGAGCAGAACGACGCCAAGCAGAACGACACCAGGCAGAACGACGCCGAGCAGCCCGCCGCGGTCGAGGGTTCGGAGCAGGGCGTCCAGCCCGAGCAGAACGAGCGGCCCGAGGGCGGCCGTGGTCGCAACCGCCGTGGTCGCAACCGCAACAACAACGGCGGTGCGAACCAGAACGCCGACGCGCAGGGCCAGAACGGCGGCGGCCAGAACGGCGGCGGCCAGAACGGCGCCGCTCAGGGCGGCAACGGCCAGAACAGCGGCGGCCAGAACAGCAGTGGCCAGAACGGCGCCGCTCAGGGCGGCTCGGGCCAGGGCGGCAACGCGCAGAACGAGTCCAAGCAGCAGGGCGAGCAGTCGGGCCAGCGCGGCAACGACCGGAACGGCCCCGCCGAGGAGGAGCGCAGCGAGCGAGGCGCACGCAACCGGTACCGCGACCGCAAGCGCCGCGGCCAGTCGGGCGGCGACGACGTCGAGCCCGAGATCAGCGAAGACGACGTGCTGCTGCCTGTGGCCGGCATCCTCGACATCCTCGACAACTACGCCTTCGTGCGCACGAGCGGCTACCTCCCGGGCAACAGCGACGTCTACGTCTCGCTCGGCCAGGTGAAGAAGTACAACCTGCGCAAGGGCGACGCCGTCGTCGGCTCCATCCGCCAGCCCCGCGAGGGCGACGCGGGCGGCCGCCAGAAGTACAACGCCATCGTGCGCATCGAGTCGATCAACGGCCTCCCCGTCGACGAGGCGCAGAACCGCGTCGAGTTCGGCAAGCTCACCCCGCTCTACCCGCAGGAGCGCCTGCGCCTCGAGACCGAGCCGGCCAAGCTGACGCAGCGCATCATCGACCTGGTGGCCCCCATCGGCAAGGGCCAGCGCGGCCTCATCGTCGCGCCCCCGAAGGCCGGCAAGACCATCGTGCTGCAGCAGATCGCCAACGCGATCTCGACCAACAACCCCGAGGTGCACCTCATGGTGGTGCTGGTCGACGAGCGACCCGAAGAGGTCACCGACATGCAGCGCACGGTGAAGGGCGAGGTCATCGCGAGCACCTTCGACCGTCCCGCCGAAGACCACACGACGGTCGCCGAGCTCGCCATCGAGCGCGCCAAGCGACTGGTCGAGCTCGGCCACGACGTGGTCGTGCTGCTCGACTCCATCACCCGCCTCGGCCGCGCCTACAACCTGGCGTCACCGGCTTCGGGCCGCATCCTCTCGGGCGGTGTCGACGCATCCGCTCTCTACCCGCCGAAGCGCTTCTTCGGCGCGGCGCGCAACATCGAGAACGGCGGATCGCTCACCATCCTCGCCACCGCGCTGGTGGAGACCGGCTCGAAGATGGACGAGGTGATCTTCGAGGAGTTCAAGGGCACCGGCAACTCCGAGCTGCGTCTGTCGCGCCAGCTCGCCGACAAGCGCATCTTCCCGGCCGTCGACGTGAACGCTTCGTCGACCCGTCGCGAAGAGCTGCTCATGGGCGCCGACGAGACCAAGATCACCTGGAAGCTGCGCCGTGCCCTCGCGGGCGTCGACCAGCAGCAGGCCCTCGAGATCGTGCTGTCGCGCCTCAAGGAGACCTCCTCGAACGTGGAGTTCCTCATGCAGGTGCAGAAGTCGATGCCCACCCCCGCGGGCGGCAACGGCAACGGTCACCACAAGGGGGAGTGA
- the thrC gene encoding threonine synthase, with product MADSTPRIPSRQWRGVLHEYAHRLDITDATPVVTLGEGGTPLIPAPALSARTGAKVYIKFEGMNPTGSFKDRGMTMAISKAVEHGAKAVICASTGNTSASAAAYATHAGITAAVLVPEGKIALGKLSQAIAHNAELIQVQGNFDDCLDLARELAENYPVHLVNSVNPDRINGQKTAAYEVVEVLQDAPDFHLLPVGNAGNYTAYSRGYGEELDRGVTTKLPRMFGFQAEGSAPIVLGHPVLDPDTIASAIRIGNPASWELALQARERTDGYFGAISDADILAAHRLLSAEVGIFVEPASAIGVAGLLERAAAGVITAGATVVITVTGHGLKDPQWALKSADGSEVQPTIVPVDTAEIAGVLGLAKDAS from the coding sequence GTGGCCGACAGCACGCCCCGCATCCCCTCCCGCCAGTGGCGCGGGGTCCTTCACGAGTACGCCCACCGGCTCGACATCACCGACGCCACTCCCGTCGTGACGCTGGGGGAGGGCGGCACCCCGCTCATCCCCGCCCCCGCGCTCTCCGCGCGCACCGGCGCCAAGGTGTACATCAAGTTCGAGGGCATGAACCCCACCGGCTCGTTCAAAGACCGCGGCATGACCATGGCCATCTCGAAGGCCGTCGAGCACGGTGCGAAGGCCGTCATCTGCGCCTCCACCGGCAACACCTCGGCTTCGGCCGCCGCCTACGCCACCCACGCCGGCATCACCGCCGCCGTGCTGGTGCCCGAGGGCAAGATCGCCCTCGGCAAGCTCAGCCAGGCCATCGCGCACAACGCCGAGCTCATCCAGGTGCAGGGCAACTTCGACGACTGCCTCGACCTCGCCCGCGAGCTCGCCGAGAACTACCCGGTGCACCTCGTGAACTCGGTGAACCCCGACCGCATCAACGGCCAGAAGACCGCAGCCTACGAGGTGGTCGAGGTGCTGCAGGATGCGCCCGACTTCCACCTGCTGCCGGTCGGCAACGCGGGCAACTACACCGCGTACTCCCGCGGCTACGGCGAAGAGCTCGACCGTGGCGTCACCACCAAGCTGCCGCGCATGTTCGGCTTCCAGGCCGAGGGTTCGGCCCCCATCGTGCTCGGCCACCCGGTGCTCGACCCCGACACCATCGCCAGCGCCATCCGCATCGGCAACCCGGCCTCGTGGGAGCTCGCGCTCCAGGCGCGCGAGCGCACTGACGGGTACTTCGGCGCCATCAGCGACGCCGACATCCTCGCCGCCCACCGCCTGCTCTCGGCCGAAGTCGGCATCTTCGTCGAGCCGGCCTCTGCGATCGGCGTGGCCGGACTCCTCGAGCGCGCGGCCGCCGGCGTCATCACCGCGGGCGCGACCGTCGTCATCACGGTCACCGGCCACGGCCTGAAAGACCCGCAGTGGGCCCTCAAGTCGGCCGACGGCTCCGAGGTGCAGCCCACGATCGTGCCCGTCGACACCGCCGAGATCGCCGGCGTGCTCGGCCTCGCGAAAGACGCGTCGTGA
- the argS gene encoding arginine--tRNA ligase translates to MTPEDLSAHLFAIVTARLAAVAPENGEPALTVTEADTALERPRNREHGDWASNIAMKLAKRLGTNPRAFALELAPAIEAIDGVASVEVAGPGFINITLETAAAAEIARTIVEAGESFGRSDVLAGHTINMEFVSANPTGPLHIGHTRWAALGDSIARVLRASGAEVTAEYYINDAGSQMDVFGLSVLAAAKGEPTPEKGYPGAYIQTLAQRVLEAVPDLLEKPHDEAVAIARDLAYEYQLAEIKQSLANFHVHFDVFFSERTLHTPDAVTGKTAIDDAEERLRAQGHVFEADDAVWVRTTDFGDDKDRVLTRGNGVVTYFAADAAYYLSKKDRGFPEKIYLLGADHHGYVGRLKALAAAAGDDPDTGLSVLIGQLVNLNGAKLSKRAGNIIELDDLLDWLGADALRFWLARYPADSPLSLDGEKLRSRTNDNPVFYVQYAHARTRSVARNASAAGVTRDAFEPALLDHATETALLGALQEYPRVLAHAAELREPHRVARYLEDLAGHYHRWYDATRVLPFGDEEVSAIHGTRLWLNDATGQVIRNGLDLIGVSAPDRM, encoded by the coding sequence GTGACTCCCGAAGACCTCTCCGCCCACCTCTTCGCCATCGTGACGGCCCGCCTGGCCGCGGTCGCGCCCGAGAACGGCGAGCCCGCGCTCACCGTCACCGAGGCCGACACCGCGCTCGAGCGCCCGCGCAACCGGGAGCACGGCGACTGGGCGTCGAACATCGCCATGAAGCTCGCCAAGCGCCTCGGCACCAACCCGCGCGCCTTCGCCCTCGAGCTCGCCCCGGCGATCGAGGCGATCGACGGCGTGGCCTCCGTCGAGGTGGCGGGCCCCGGCTTCATCAACATCACTCTCGAGACCGCGGCGGCCGCCGAGATCGCCCGCACCATCGTCGAGGCGGGGGAGTCGTTCGGCCGCAGCGACGTGCTCGCCGGCCACACCATCAACATGGAGTTCGTCTCGGCAAACCCCACCGGCCCCTTGCACATCGGCCACACCCGCTGGGCCGCCCTCGGCGACTCGATCGCCCGGGTGCTGCGCGCATCCGGAGCCGAGGTCACCGCCGAGTACTACATCAACGACGCCGGCAGCCAGATGGACGTCTTCGGCCTCTCGGTGCTCGCCGCCGCGAAGGGAGAGCCCACGCCCGAGAAGGGCTACCCGGGCGCCTACATCCAGACCCTGGCCCAGCGCGTGCTCGAGGCGGTGCCCGATCTGCTCGAGAAACCGCACGACGAGGCGGTGGCGATCGCCCGCGACCTCGCCTACGAGTACCAGCTCGCCGAGATCAAGCAGTCGCTGGCGAACTTCCACGTGCACTTCGACGTGTTCTTCTCCGAGCGCACCCTCCACACTCCGGATGCGGTGACCGGCAAGACCGCCATCGACGACGCCGAGGAGCGACTGCGCGCCCAGGGGCACGTGTTCGAGGCCGACGACGCCGTCTGGGTGCGCACCACCGACTTCGGCGACGACAAAGACCGCGTGCTCACCCGCGGCAACGGTGTCGTCACCTACTTCGCCGCCGACGCGGCGTACTACCTGTCGAAGAAAGACCGCGGCTTCCCCGAGAAGATCTACCTGCTGGGCGCCGACCACCACGGCTACGTGGGGCGCCTCAAGGCCCTCGCCGCTGCGGCGGGCGACGACCCCGACACCGGGCTCAGCGTGCTCATCGGCCAGCTGGTGAACCTCAACGGCGCGAAGCTCTCCAAACGCGCCGGCAACATCATCGAGCTCGACGACCTCCTCGACTGGCTCGGCGCCGACGCCCTGCGCTTCTGGCTCGCCCGCTACCCGGCCGACTCGCCGCTGTCGCTCGACGGCGAGAAGCTGCGCTCGCGCACCAACGACAACCCGGTGTTCTACGTGCAGTACGCCCACGCCCGCACCCGCTCCGTGGCGCGCAACGCCTCCGCGGCAGGTGTCACCCGCGACGCCTTCGAGCCCGCGCTCCTCGACCACGCCACCGAGACCGCGCTCCTCGGCGCCCTGCAGGAGTACCCTCGGGTGCTCGCGCACGCCGCCGAGCTGCGCGAGCCGCACCGTGTCGCCCGCTACCTCGAAGACCTGGCCGGCCACTACCACCGCTGGTACGACGCCACCCGTGTGCTGCCGTTCGGCGACGAGGAGGTCTCGGCCATCCACGGCACCCGGCTGTGGCTGAACGACGCCACCGGCCAGGTCATCCGCAACGGTCTCGATCTCATCGGCGTCTCCGCTCCCGACCGCATGTGA
- a CDS encoding DUF2993 domain-containing protein, with protein MTTEPITPPPAATPPVATAPARRRRRWPWVLVVVLVLVAVGLVIADIAVRASVESQAAAQIEEQLPENVEGDVTVEIGGFSFLAQALTGRLSEVVLDAPELSVNGVPLAAHAVANGVPTDLMKPIETISASISIDQDAVNGIVDIPGDSGLVLGAGDVSYEGTLSIFGFQLGYQVTGVVTADGDRVLVEPRSASLTQGAGNLDIDLDQLLGSLADDPISVCVAQYLPEGATVDSLEITEGRATAVLSADDFVVDEESLRTLGSCG; from the coding sequence ATGACGACAGAGCCGATCACTCCGCCGCCCGCCGCCACCCCTCCCGTAGCGACCGCCCCGGCGCGGCGCCGGCGCCGCTGGCCGTGGGTGCTCGTGGTGGTGCTCGTGCTCGTCGCCGTCGGGCTCGTGATCGCCGACATCGCGGTGCGTGCCTCGGTCGAGTCCCAGGCGGCCGCCCAGATCGAGGAACAGCTGCCCGAGAACGTCGAGGGCGACGTCACCGTCGAGATCGGCGGCTTCTCCTTCCTCGCCCAGGCCCTCACCGGCAGGCTCTCCGAGGTCGTGCTCGACGCGCCAGAGCTCTCGGTGAACGGCGTGCCGCTCGCCGCCCACGCGGTGGCCAACGGGGTGCCCACCGATCTCATGAAGCCGATCGAGACCATCAGCGCCTCGATCTCCATCGATCAGGATGCGGTGAACGGCATCGTCGACATCCCGGGCGACTCCGGGCTCGTGCTGGGCGCGGGCGACGTCTCCTACGAGGGCACGCTGTCGATCTTCGGCTTCCAGCTCGGCTACCAGGTGACGGGCGTCGTCACCGCCGACGGCGACCGTGTGCTCGTCGAGCCGCGCTCGGCCTCGCTCACCCAGGGGGCGGGCAACCTCGACATCGACCTCGACCAGCTGCTCGGCAGCCTCGCCGACGACCCCATCTCCGTGTGCGTCGCGCAGTACCTCCCCGAGGGCGCCACCGTCGACTCGCTCGAGATCACCGAGGGCCGTGCCACGGCCGTGCTCTCGGCCGACGACTTCGTGGTCGACGAGGAGAGCCTGCGCACCCTCGGCAGCTGCGGGTGA
- a CDS encoding transglutaminase family protein produces MKRIVSAEIDATVDRATTVVFSLAVAQGADVVAESIDYRIDGEPIEPVELTDALGTRLHRFDVPPGGFTARYHAEVDGKAAPAPIDELDLIRYLRPSRYCESDRLLPTAAAEFTGLEGRALLDAVSSWVGAELRYVPGSSAPTDGAVQTLLLRQGVCRDYAHLAIALLRALDVPARLVSVYAPGLSPMDFHAVAEAYTEGAWHVIDATVLAPRQSLVRIATGRDAADTAFLTNHGGYLTLDRLEVTATADLLPIDDLDLLVELG; encoded by the coding sequence ATGAAGCGCATCGTGTCCGCCGAGATCGACGCCACCGTCGACCGCGCCACCACCGTCGTGTTCTCGCTCGCCGTCGCCCAAGGGGCCGACGTCGTCGCGGAGTCGATCGACTACCGCATTGACGGCGAACCGATCGAACCGGTGGAGCTGACGGATGCGCTCGGCACCCGCCTGCACCGCTTCGACGTTCCGCCGGGCGGCTTCACGGCGCGCTACCACGCCGAGGTCGATGGCAAGGCCGCACCGGCGCCGATCGACGAGCTCGACCTCATCCGCTATCTCCGCCCGAGCCGCTACTGCGAGTCGGACAGGCTGCTGCCCACCGCCGCCGCCGAGTTCACGGGGCTCGAGGGCCGGGCGCTGCTCGACGCGGTGAGTTCGTGGGTGGGGGCCGAGCTCCGCTACGTACCGGGGTCGAGCGCCCCGACCGACGGCGCGGTGCAGACCCTGCTCCTGCGCCAGGGCGTGTGCCGCGACTACGCGCACCTCGCCATCGCTCTGCTGCGCGCGCTCGATGTGCCGGCCCGCCTGGTCTCCGTCTACGCGCCCGGTCTGTCGCCGATGGACTTCCACGCCGTCGCCGAGGCCTACACCGAGGGCGCCTGGCACGTCATCGACGCCACCGTGCTCGCGCCCCGGCAGAGCCTCGTGCGCATCGCGACCGGCCGCGACGCCGCCGACACCGCGTTCCTCACCAACCACGGCGGCTACCTCACCCTCGACCGCCTCGAGGTCACCGCCACCGCCGACCTCCTCCCGATCGACGACCTCGACCTCCTCGTCGAGCTCGGCTGA
- the lysA gene encoding diaminopimelate decarboxylase yields MTSSPLAPEWLSEPADADALPPLVWPATAGRTAAGEIEIGGVAVSRLAERFGTPLYVVDETDARARAVEVRAAFDTAAAEAGTRAKVYYAGKAFLTIEVARWMSEAGLSIDVCSGGELAVALAAGVDPAHLGLHGNNKSLDEIERAVATGVGVIVLDSAIEIERVAATAARLGRVQEVRLRVNSGVHAHTHDFLATAHEDQKFGVRLDQAAEYVAAIRSHESLRFLGLHCHIGSQIFGSEGFAESAARLLELQAELLADGDVPELNLGGGFGIAYTTADDPTPIAELASLIVGTVATECARLGIPVPALAFEPGRTVIGRSGATLYEVGTIKDVLVGADGTDSVRRYVSVDGGMSDNARPALYGADYSVRLANRTSDADAALVRVVGKHCESGDIVVQADYLPGDVAPGDLVMVPATGAYCWSLSSNYNYLGRPAVVAVAGGEARVLIRRETEHDLLARDTAYLGESR; encoded by the coding sequence ATGACCTCCAGCCCGCTCGCCCCCGAGTGGCTCTCCGAGCCTGCCGATGCCGATGCGCTGCCGCCGCTCGTCTGGCCCGCCACCGCGGGTCGCACGGCCGCCGGCGAGATCGAGATCGGCGGGGTCGCCGTCTCCCGGCTCGCCGAGCGCTTCGGCACCCCGCTCTACGTCGTCGACGAGACGGATGCACGGGCCAGGGCCGTCGAGGTGCGCGCCGCCTTCGACACCGCCGCCGCCGAGGCCGGCACCCGCGCGAAGGTGTACTACGCGGGGAAGGCGTTCCTCACCATCGAGGTCGCGCGCTGGATGAGCGAGGCCGGTCTCTCGATCGACGTCTGCAGCGGGGGAGAGCTCGCGGTCGCTCTCGCCGCAGGCGTCGACCCCGCGCACCTCGGTCTCCACGGCAACAACAAGTCGCTCGACGAGATCGAGCGGGCCGTCGCGACGGGCGTCGGCGTGATCGTTCTCGACAGCGCCATCGAGATCGAGCGGGTCGCGGCGACAGCTGCGCGGCTCGGCCGCGTGCAAGAGGTGCGTCTGCGGGTGAACAGCGGCGTGCACGCCCACACCCACGACTTCCTCGCCACCGCCCACGAAGACCAGAAGTTCGGGGTGCGGCTCGATCAGGCGGCCGAGTACGTCGCCGCCATCCGCTCGCACGAGTCGCTGCGCTTCCTGGGTCTGCACTGCCACATCGGTTCGCAGATCTTCGGTTCGGAGGGCTTCGCCGAGTCGGCTGCGCGCCTGCTGGAGCTGCAGGCCGAGTTGCTCGCAGACGGCGACGTGCCCGAGCTCAACCTCGGCGGCGGCTTCGGCATCGCCTACACCACCGCCGACGACCCGACCCCGATCGCCGAGCTGGCGTCGCTCATCGTCGGCACCGTCGCGACGGAGTGCGCCCGCCTCGGCATCCCGGTTCCCGCGCTCGCCTTCGAACCCGGTCGCACCGTGATCGGCCGCTCGGGCGCCACCCTCTACGAGGTGGGCACCATCAAAGACGTGCTCGTGGGTGCCGACGGCACCGACTCCGTGCGCCGTTACGTGAGCGTCGACGGCGGCATGAGCGACAACGCCCGGCCCGCGCTCTACGGCGCCGACTACTCCGTGCGCCTCGCGAATCGCACGAGCGACGCGGATGCGGCGCTCGTGCGCGTGGTGGGCAAGCATTGCGAGAGCGGCGACATCGTGGTGCAGGCCGACTACCTGCCGGGCGATGTCGCCCCGGGCGACCTCGTGATGGTGCCGGCGACCGGCGCCTACTGCTGGTCGCTGTCGAGCAACTACAACTACCTCGGGCGTCCCGCCGTCGTCGCCGTCGCAGGCGGCGAGGCCCGGGTGCTGATCCGCCGCGAGACCGAGCACGACCTGCTCGCGCGCGACACCGCCTACCTCGGAGAGTCACGATGA
- a CDS encoding homoserine dehydrogenase — MIEYRNLRIALLGAGSVGSQVARLLLEHGDELAARVGAGLELVGVAVRDVDAPRDSAIPRELLTTDATALIQSADIVIELMGGLEPAREYITLAMNSGADVVTGNKALLATHGPELFAVADQVGAQLYYEAAVGGAIPIIRPLRDSLAGDRVHRVMGIVNGTTNFILDRMDLEGDSFENALAVATELGYAEADPTADVEGYDAAQKAAILASLAFHTVVPVEAVHREGMTTVTAAQVEAAEKAGFVVKLLAICERLTDPETGVEGVVARVHPSLISRRHPLAAVHEAKNAVFVQAEAAGDLMFYGAGAGGTETASAVLGDLVSAARRHLAGGPGVGESTHANLPVFPIGAVTTRYQLTLVVTDKPGVLAQIAGLFSEHGVSVEAVQQTVATAPPGRSGDEPLTATLVIVTHEATDAALSATVAAVSSHDAVVRVESVLRVEGETP, encoded by the coding sequence ATGATCGAATACCGCAACCTCAGGATCGCCCTGCTCGGGGCAGGCTCGGTCGGCTCGCAGGTCGCCCGGCTGCTGCTCGAGCACGGCGACGAACTCGCGGCCCGCGTCGGCGCCGGTCTCGAGCTCGTCGGCGTGGCGGTGCGCGACGTCGACGCCCCGCGCGACAGCGCCATCCCGCGCGAGCTGCTCACCACCGATGCGACGGCCCTCATCCAGTCGGCCGACATCGTGATCGAGCTGATGGGGGGCCTCGAGCCCGCCCGCGAATACATCACCCTCGCCATGAACTCGGGTGCCGACGTCGTCACCGGCAACAAGGCGCTGCTCGCCACGCACGGCCCGGAGCTCTTCGCCGTCGCCGACCAGGTGGGCGCCCAGCTCTACTACGAGGCGGCGGTCGGTGGAGCCATCCCGATCATCCGTCCGCTCCGCGACTCGCTCGCAGGCGACCGCGTGCACCGCGTGATGGGCATCGTCAACGGCACCACCAACTTCATCCTCGACCGCATGGACCTCGAGGGCGACTCGTTCGAGAACGCTCTCGCCGTGGCGACCGAGCTCGGCTACGCCGAGGCCGATCCCACGGCCGACGTGGAGGGTTACGACGCCGCGCAGAAGGCGGCAATCCTCGCCAGTCTCGCCTTCCACACCGTGGTGCCGGTCGAGGCCGTGCACCGTGAGGGCATGACCACCGTCACGGCAGCCCAGGTCGAGGCCGCCGAGAAGGCGGGTTTCGTGGTGAAGCTGCTCGCCATCTGCGAGCGTCTCACCGACCCCGAGACGGGCGTCGAGGGCGTCGTCGCCCGCGTGCATCCCTCGCTCATCAGCCGGCGTCATCCGCTCGCCGCCGTGCACGAGGCCAAGAACGCCGTGTTCGTGCAGGCGGAGGCCGCGGGCGACCTCATGTTCTACGGCGCGGGTGCCGGCGGCACCGAGACGGCCTCCGCGGTGCTCGGCGACCTGGTGTCGGCAGCGCGCCGGCACCTTGCCGGAGGCCCCGGCGTGGGGGAGTCGACGCACGCGAACCTCCCGGTGTTCCCGATCGGCGCCGTCACCACCCGCTACCAGCTCACCCTCGTCGTCACCGACAAGCCGGGTGTGCTCGCTCAGATCGCCGGGCTGTTCAGCGAGCACGGCGTCTCGGTGGAGGCCGTGCAGCAGACCGTCGCCACCGCGCCGCCCGGGCGGTCGGGCGACGAGCCGCTCACCGCTACCCTTGTGATAGTCACGCACGAAGCCACCGACGCGGCCCTCTCGGCCACGGTGGCGGCTGTTTCCTCGCACGACGCCGTCGTTCGGGTGGAATCAGTCCTACGAGTCGAAGGAGAAACGCCCTAG